The following is a genomic window from Bacteroidota bacterium.
TATTTTTACCCACTTATTACAGCTGCCCTTATTCACATATAAAAAATTGTGATTGTCATTATAGGGGTTATTTACATTGTTAACATACAAATCAAGGTCGCCATCATTATCTATGTCAGCAAAAGTAGCGGCGAAACTCTCTTTTAACAGATCATTGGTTATTATTTCATTGGTATTTTCAGTAAAAGTTCCATCACCATTGTTTACATAAAATCTATTTGGGTGCCCGTTTACATTGGCTAAAAACAAATCAAGGTCGCCATCATTATCATAATCACCAAAGGTTGGGCCTCCCTGCGCGTTTTCATTGCCGTTTAAAAATGGAGCCACCGTAACTTTAGAAAAAGTCCCATTGTTGTTATTCATAAATAGCAAATTGGGGGCAAATGCTATTTGTAAAAACAGATCAAGGTCGCTATCATTATCATAATCCACCCAGGCCGGGCCATAATTTGAACCGACAACCGTTGTTAACAGACTGTCATTGTTCTGCGTGAATGTTCCATTCCCATTGTTTTGATAAAAACAACTATATGCGCCTCCGCCGCCAATGTAAACGTCCATATCGCCATCATTATCATAATCACCCCAAGTGCTTCCCTGGGATAAAGTAGGTGTGCATAACGAATTTAATATACTTCCTGTTACTTTTACAAAATCTCCGGTGCCGGTGTTTCGGTAAAGGATATTTGGACGGTTTCGGTTTGCTACAAATACATCTAAATACCCATCATTATCAAAATCTACAACGCTTGCCGACCGGGGTGATAAGGTATCGTTTACCATTTGTCCGGTTGTGATAAGGGTAAAATTCCCACTTCCGTCATTTTGGTACAATTGGGCGCTTTGTGGAACTCCGGTTCCTCCCGCAAGTTTATATAAAATAATATCGA
Proteins encoded in this region:
- a CDS encoding VCBS repeat-containing protein, whose protein sequence is DIILYKLAGGTGVPQSAQLYQNDGSGNFTLITTGQMVNDTLSPRSASVVDFDNDGYLDVFVANRNRPNILYRNTGTGDFVKVTGSILNSLCTPTLSQGSTWGDYDNDGDMDVYIGGGGAYSCFYQNNGNGTFTQNNDSLLTTVVGSNYGPAWVDYDNDSDLDLFLQIAFAPNLLFMNNNNGTFSKVTVAPFLNGNENAQGGPTFGDYDNDGDLDLFLANVNGHPNRFYVNNGDGTFTENTNEIITNDLLKESFAATFADIDNDGDLDLYVNNVNNPYNDNHNFLYVNKGSCNKWVKIKCIGNQTNKQAVGARVYVKATINGVQTTQMREINGNCNLTGGANGVTANEAHFGLGNATSITELKIVWPKSGITQIFNNIQLDKFYDVTETDNQILIHSDCNNNPASVAKKKNTGHPSVLNNNPIVKNPLLTNNLQSFANSIRVYPNPNSGTITVELNRATNTQTPTEFRLFNMTGQLVFNKNLRDSNNSIDLMENGVENGMYYFTISSNGTTIKQDKLVIIR